The Paramisgurnus dabryanus chromosome 6, PD_genome_1.1, whole genome shotgun sequence genome has a window encoding:
- the LOC135765618 gene encoding uncharacterized protein, with the protein MFGRHIRLPTDLLLGAAGGEEEGNVTEWVGRHHHRLHFAYEQVNKKIQAAGEKNKRLYDRTARDAPLLPGERVLVRDNRRLGGGKLSDRWEARPYIVQRQQRPGQPVYTIRPEGKPGPDRVVHRNMIRPCPNYPPLATEVAPKEPEAVTPWYGGWVVFPRGPAEGPARVAPREPENLPVVVGPVNDVAPEAPGEPDNLPAEGAPEAPGELDDLPAEEAPEPPPQRPQRETRGRPPIRYGEWVTGSGSRD; encoded by the coding sequence ATGTTTGGAAGACACATCCGTTTGCCCACAGATCTCCTATTGGGAGCAGCGGGAGGTGAGGAAGAAGGGAACGTGACCGAGTGGGTGGGGCGGCACCACCATCGTCTCCACTTTGCCTACGAGCAGGTCAATAAGAAGATCCAGGCAGCCGGGGAGAAGAACAAGAGGTTGTATGATAGAACGGCGCGGGATGCTCCCCTGCTCCCTGGAGAAAGGGTACTAGTCCGGGACAATCGGCGACTAGGTGGAGGCAAGCTGAGTGATCGGTGGGAGGCGAGGCCGTACATTGTGCAACGGCAGCAGAGACCGGGACAGCCGGTCTACACGATCCGGCCCGAAGGGAAGCCTGGGCCGGATCGGGTGGTCCATCGGAATATGATCCGCCCTTGTCCAAATTATCCCCCACTAGCTACAGAGGTGGCTCCTAAGGAGCCGGAGGCTGTTACCCCCTGGTATGGAGGGTGGGTCGTCTTTCCAAGAGGCCCGGCGGAGGGGCCGGCCCGAGTGGCCCCAAGGGAGCCTGAGAACTTACCTGTCGTAGTGGGTCCAGTGAACGACGTAGCCCCAGAGGCTCCAGGAGAGCCGGATAACTTACCTGCTGAAGGAGCCCCAGAGGCTCCAGGAGAGCTGGATGACTTACCTGCCGAAGAAGCCCCAGAGCCCCCACCACAGCGCCCCCAGCGTGAGACCCGGGGGCGGCCGCCCATCCGGTATGGAGAGTGGGTTACAGGAAGCGGTTCTAGGGACTAG
- the amy2a gene encoding pancreatic alpha-amylase, whose product MKLLILAALLGLSFAQFNPNTKNGRTSIVHLFEWRWADIAAECERYLAPNGFGGVQISPPSESIVVTNPWHPWWQRYQPIGYNLCSRSGNENELRDMITRCNNVGVNIYVDAVINHMCGAGGGEGSHSSCGSYFNANKQDFPSVPFSNWDFNNGKCYTGSGNIENYQDVEQVRNCRLVGLLDLALEKDYVRSKVSDYMNKLIDMGVAGFRVDACKHMWPGDLSAVYGRLKNLNTKWFPSGSKPFIFQEVIDLGGEPITSNQYYGIGRVTEFKYGANLGNVIRKWNNQKLSYLRNWGEGWGMMPSDKALVFIDNHDNQRGHGAGGASIVTFWDSRLYKMAVGLMLAHPYGVTRVMSSYRWDRHIVNGQDKNDWIGPPSYSNGATKPVPINPDSTCGDNWVCEHRWRQIKNMVIFRNVVNGQPLSNWWDNNNNQIAFSRGSRGFIVINNDSWDLDATLNTGMPAGTYCDVISGQKEGSRCTGKQIQVGGDGRAYFKISHMEEDPFIAFHADSKL is encoded by the exons ATGAAGCTTCTGATCTTGGCAGCCCTGCTTGGGCTGAGCTTTGCTCAGTTCAACCCTAACACTAAAAATGGAAGAACCTCCATTGTCCACCTGTTTGAGTGGCGCTGGGCTGATATTGCTGCAGAATGTGAGCGATACCTTGCACCAAATGGCTTTGGTGGAGTTCAG ATCTCCCCTCCAAGTGAGAGcattgttgttacaaacccgtgGCATCCTTGGTGGCAGAGATATCAGCCAATCGGCTATAATCTGTGTTCTAGATCAGGAAATGAAAATGAGCTGAGAGATATGATCACTAGATGCAACAATGTTGGG gtgAACATCTATGTGGATGCAGTCATCAATCACATGTGTGGAGCCGGTGGTGGAGAGGGTTCACACTCCAGCTGTGGTTCATATTTCAATGCCAACAAACAGGATTTCCCTTCAGTTCCATTCTCAAACTGGGACTTCAATAACGGCAAATGCTATACTGGCAGTGGAAACATTGAGAACTACCAGGATGTCGAACAG GTCAGAAATTGTCGTCTGGTTGGTCTTCTGGATCTGGCTTTGGAAAAGGACTACGTGCGCAGTAAAGTGTCTGACTATATGAACAAGCTGATTGATATGGGTGTTGCTGGATTCAGAGTGGACGCCTGCAAGCACATGTGGCCCGGTGATCTTTCTGCTGTTTATGGAAGACTAAAGAATCTCAACACTAAATGGTTTCCCTCTGGCTCCAAACCTTTCATCTTCCAAGAG GTTATTGATCTTGGCGGGGAGCCCATCACATCAAATCAGTATTATGGAATTGGTAGGGTCACCGAGTTTAAATATGGCGCAAACCTGGGCAATGTGATTCGCAAATGGAATAATCAAAAACTGTCCTATCTCAG GAACTGGGGTGAGGGTTGGGGTATGATGCCTTCTGATAAAGCCCTGGTATTTATTGACAACCATGATAACCAGAGAGGACATGGAGCAGGTGGTGCATCTATCGTCACGTTCTGGGATTCCAG ACTTTACAAAATGGCTGTAGGCCTGATGTTGGCTCACCCATATGGAGTTACAAGAGTGATGTCCAGCTACCGCTGGGATCGCCACATTGTTAATGGACAG GACAAAAATGACTGGATTGGACCTCCCAGCTACAGTAATGGAGCCACCAAGCCAGTTCCCATCAATCCAGACTCTACTTGTGGAGATAACTGGGTTTGTGAACACAGGTGGCGACAAATCAA AAACATGGTGATCTTCCGTAATGTTGTTAATGGACAGCCATTGTCTAACTGGTGggacaacaacaataatcagattGCTTTCAGCCGTGGAAGTCGTGGGTTCATCGTCATAAACAACGATAGTTG GGATCTGGATGCGACCCTGAACACTGGCATGCCAGCAGGCACCTACTGTGATGTCATCTCTGGTCAGAAGGAGGGAAGCAGATGCACTGGGAAACAAATCCAGGTTGGAGGAGATGGACGGGCTTACTTTAAAATCAGTCACATGGAGGAGGATCCATTTATTGCATTCCATGCTGAttcaaaactgtaa